One Edaphobacter flagellatus genomic region harbors:
- a CDS encoding condensation domain-containing protein yields MGEGIVERNWLDLSLAQQAVWLDAKLNGNMILQLGGWSRIPARLEEAYVRQAMSLVMARHDALRLRVDNDRPRQWLDSSIEAPLRISPLPDSYDVDEAFRLYLQQYIRLPMPLGDHPLFGLELVEAGDNACYLIWRFHHLIADSVSTSLAMQYWTEAYLALTTDEPRELSPPTSYLPGIEADKEYLASTEYKQDLAYWVARFTPLPPPLVVDDRETDETGIFFADWTLSGELWECLQKLASDIKIAPFRILFAIFAAVSAEHYGQSDLVTAMALHRRDQSSRLTLGMFSGVMPVRFYVASGKSFLETVQGYSAQIDADLRHKRIPVDHLARVLELFRHGRSRLFDIVMSFLPADRVRNHSVDDEWSIRSGVVAVSEASPISLHVTELDSMGLQIRVSVNTRIVDPSAAEALLSRMQYAVRSSAHAPNISVDHLFSGHLKEHATVESRDSNLSREEWIV; encoded by the coding sequence ATGGGAGAAGGCATAGTCGAAAGAAATTGGTTAGATCTCAGCCTTGCTCAGCAAGCGGTATGGTTAGATGCCAAGCTGAACGGCAATATGATCCTGCAACTTGGAGGATGGTCACGTATCCCTGCTCGCTTGGAAGAGGCTTATGTGCGACAGGCCATGTCGCTCGTTATGGCCAGGCATGATGCACTGCGCCTTCGCGTTGATAATGATAGGCCAAGGCAGTGGCTCGACAGCTCAATCGAAGCCCCTTTGAGAATTTCGCCCCTTCCGGATTCATACGATGTTGACGAGGCCTTTCGGCTGTATTTGCAGCAATACATTCGCTTGCCTATGCCGCTTGGAGATCACCCACTCTTTGGCCTCGAACTGGTAGAAGCAGGCGATAATGCCTGTTATCTTATCTGGCGCTTCCATCACCTGATTGCTGACTCGGTATCTACGTCTCTTGCAATGCAATATTGGACGGAGGCCTACCTCGCTCTGACCACCGACGAGCCACGGGAGCTAAGCCCTCCTACTTCCTATCTGCCAGGAATAGAGGCGGACAAAGAATATCTTGCTTCGACGGAATATAAGCAGGACCTTGCATATTGGGTTGCACGGTTCACGCCTCTTCCGCCTCCTCTTGTCGTTGATGATCGGGAGACGGATGAAACAGGCATTTTTTTTGCTGATTGGACCCTCTCCGGAGAGTTGTGGGAATGTTTGCAGAAGCTTGCAAGTGATATAAAAATCGCCCCTTTCCGTATTCTGTTTGCAATCTTTGCTGCTGTTTCGGCAGAACACTATGGCCAATCGGATCTTGTTACTGCGATGGCGCTTCATCGACGTGACCAATCGTCACGTTTGACATTAGGAATGTTTTCGGGGGTTATGCCGGTTCGCTTTTATGTCGCTTCAGGTAAGTCTTTTTTAGAGACCGTTCAAGGTTATAGCGCGCAGATCGATGCCGATCTGCGTCATAAAAGAATACCTGTCGACCATCTTGCAAGGGTGCTCGAGCTATTTCGCCATGGACGTTCGCGGCTTTTTGATATTGTTATGTCGTTTCTCCCAGCCGATCGTGTTCGAAATCATTCTGTAGACGATGAATGGTCGATCAGGTCTGGTGTCGTGGCCGTTAGCGAAGCCAGCCCTATTAGCCTGCACGTGACGGAGTTGGATTCTATGGGGTTACAGATACGAGTATCCGTGAATACGCGTATCGTTGACCCGTCCGCAGCAGAAGCGCTTTTATCGCGGATGCAATATGCTGTTCGTAGCAGCGCTCATGCCCCAAATATATCCGTGGATCATCTTTTCTCGGGCCATTTAAAGGAACATGCGACAGTTGAAAGTCGCGACTCAAATCTCAGTCGTGAAGAATGGATCGTTTAG
- a CDS encoding GumC family protein, with amino-acid sequence MNPVIFKPSPESSRETEYDVPPSKQFNDLKREVLRAFRMHRILALAVGVTLFALVFTFGLQRAPYYETNSLIYVQPAKAKVITDASGGTYDSMRYDTYIQQQLQTIVRSDILSDALKSLKPDTWTRPGESEQSAITRLQHDLKVERDAGSYQLSITLDGGNPTVIANIVNAVTNSYIRKERLDELAQTQQQLEVLLKEQARLQTELASARQQQAALSSSLGVADTSGENGNPYDTQLGELRTQLASARAAHAVAEAQLSSLVNHGPDSSGALKAAADDLIASDSGLSSLKQSIATRRSKLVSEMAGLTPKNPLYKQDEDELQRLDQSLENMTNQLRDKAVRQLQEKLKLESNRTADVVSRLQGQLAQQTSIATGNTPKLQQAADLAAQITRLQAQLTEVDSAVNSIQLENQSSGLVHLLLPAEVPLKPKASKKIFILIGAFPFAFLAALATAFLKQKMDPRIYIGEDIEKTLGFPPMAVLPDPQEVDGKVLDEFMLRFVAGLDQAHSTSGARTYVFTAASANMNITDLVSKVAARMDKLGYRTMILKASSALQNLTLAQGSADKKPDVAWDRALLDDPDEAGETRLAKPGERRLMRPRRESFVAENLEKLKQNIDLLFIEALPMRTSTEAEFAARLADITVLIAESAQTTRDDLTGSLAVMQRLSVPGVATVLNDIQLRYADDDFIAVTRSVESRQSEVRRRETGAARHSHEDYQVSIYDTPESTPQHQASQFQTAGEE; translated from the coding sequence ATGAATCCGGTAATTTTCAAGCCGTCACCTGAGTCTTCTCGGGAGACTGAGTATGATGTGCCGCCGTCAAAGCAATTCAATGACCTCAAGCGCGAGGTATTGCGTGCCTTCCGGATGCACAGGATACTGGCTCTTGCTGTTGGCGTCACTCTGTTCGCGCTGGTGTTCACCTTTGGGCTGCAACGCGCTCCGTACTATGAAACGAACTCGTTGATCTATGTTCAGCCGGCTAAAGCAAAGGTTATTACGGATGCAAGTGGCGGAACTTATGATTCGATGCGATACGACACGTATATTCAGCAGCAGCTCCAGACGATTGTCCGCTCGGATATTCTTTCGGACGCATTGAAGTCGTTGAAGCCAGATACATGGACTCGGCCCGGAGAATCGGAACAATCTGCGATTACCAGGCTGCAGCATGATCTGAAGGTTGAGAGAGATGCTGGAAGCTATCAGCTCTCAATCACTCTGGATGGGGGAAACCCCACTGTAATTGCGAATATTGTGAATGCAGTTACGAACTCCTATATTCGCAAAGAGCGCCTTGATGAGCTGGCGCAGACCCAGCAGCAACTTGAGGTTCTATTAAAAGAGCAGGCTCGGTTGCAGACAGAGCTAGCGTCTGCCCGCCAGCAGCAGGCGGCATTAAGCTCGTCGCTTGGAGTCGCCGATACATCCGGAGAAAATGGCAATCCTTACGACACCCAGCTTGGAGAACTGAGAACCCAGCTGGCATCGGCGCGTGCGGCTCATGCAGTTGCAGAAGCGCAGCTTTCCTCTCTGGTCAATCATGGTCCTGACTCGTCGGGAGCTTTGAAGGCAGCGGCAGATGACCTGATTGCCAGTGATTCCGGGCTGTCGAGCCTCAAGCAGTCGATTGCGACCCGGCGAAGCAAGCTTGTCAGCGAGATGGCAGGACTGACGCCAAAGAATCCGTTATATAAGCAGGACGAAGATGAGCTCCAACGGTTAGATCAGTCGTTGGAGAATATGACGAATCAGCTGCGCGATAAGGCGGTGCGGCAGCTTCAGGAGAAGTTGAAGCTGGAATCGAACCGAACCGCCGATGTCGTCTCGCGTCTGCAGGGGCAGCTCGCACAGCAGACATCCATCGCTACCGGCAACACGCCGAAGCTGCAGCAGGCAGCGGATCTGGCAGCGCAGATTACGCGTCTCCAAGCTCAGCTGACTGAGGTGGATAGTGCGGTGAATTCGATTCAGTTGGAGAATCAGTCTTCTGGGCTGGTGCATTTACTGCTTCCGGCGGAGGTCCCGCTGAAGCCAAAAGCCAGCAAAAAGATCTTCATTCTGATCGGGGCTTTCCCGTTCGCTTTTCTGGCTGCGCTGGCGACGGCGTTCCTGAAGCAAAAGATGGACCCGCGGATTTATATCGGAGAGGACATTGAGAAAACATTAGGATTTCCCCCGATGGCGGTGCTTCCTGATCCGCAGGAGGTCGATGGGAAAGTTCTTGATGAATTTATGTTGCGGTTTGTGGCTGGGCTGGATCAGGCGCACAGCACGAGCGGTGCAAGAACCTATGTTTTCACCGCGGCCTCGGCCAACATGAATATCACAGACCTGGTGAGCAAAGTCGCTGCCAGGATGGACAAGCTTGGATACCGGACAATGATCCTGAAAGCATCGTCGGCGTTACAAAACCTGACGTTGGCGCAGGGAAGCGCTGATAAGAAGCCGGACGTTGCGTGGGATCGAGCTCTGCTGGACGATCCGGATGAGGCAGGCGAAACGAGGCTTGCGAAGCCTGGGGAACGGCGGTTGATGCGTCCGCGAAGAGAAAGTTTTGTCGCAGAAAACCTCGAAAAACTTAAACAGAATATCGATCTGTTGTTTATTGAAGCGCTGCCGATGAGAACTTCGACCGAAGCTGAATTTGCTGCGCGGTTAGCTGATATTACAGTCCTCATTGCAGAGTCGGCGCAGACAACGCGAGATGACCTGACGGGCAGTCTGGCTGTTATGCAGCGGCTAAGCGTTCCAGGTGTAGCAACCGTTTTGAACGATATTCAGCTGCGGTATGCGGATGATGACTTTATTGCTGTCACACGAAGCGTAGAGAGTCGTCAATCCGAGGTTCGCAGGAGAGAGACAGGGGCTGCGCGTCACTCTCATGAGGATTATCAAGTCAGTATTTACGACACTCCTGAGAGCACACCACAACACCAGGCATCTCAATTCCAGACTGCCGGCGAAGAGTGA
- a CDS encoding type I polyketide synthase — MRAKVTRSAVETDQSIQLTQAEVSSHRTGREIAIIGMSGRFPGGANSPDFLWEVLRSGVDAVGEMQGDRWDLGWHHPDPGRNERVYTRAGGFLDRIDAFDAEFFGISPKEARQVDPQHRLLLELAWEAFENASLSPRQQAGTDTGIFIGISGNDYAHLVGPQAPDAYSNTGSALSIAANRISYIFDLHGPSIALDTACSSSLVCVHQACASLLTGECSVALAGGVNLLVYVRPWIGFSKASMLSPSGRCKSFDASGDGYVRSEGGGLVVLKPLAAAERDGDRILGVILASGVNSDGKTLGLSMPNGDAQERLLRKVYTQCGVSPEDVFYVEAHGTGTAVGDPIECGALGRVLGSPRKDGSRCLIGSVKSNIGHLEAASGIAGLTKVLLSLQHGEIPANLHFANPNPKIDFEDWKLDVVAKRTPIPAQERPVVIGVNSFGFGGTNAHLVVQEYRAPQISLKREAEPPTDFQRVLVLSGHSQAALAAVVRDYVDLLRSASAPSWEDICAGAATTRSPQRYRLAVAAKTSDEAIERLDEYLAGKTVRRLATGTSALPVEPLAFVYSGNGPQWWGMGRELLAENQLFRSEIQAIDKIFAPLAGWSLIEEMGRPEAESRVALTEFAQPLLFALQLGVTRVLHEAGMRPVAVTGHSVGEVAAAYVSGALTLEDATKVIFYRSKAQARTAGEGRMAALGIGTAEARDAIQGIDGWLEIAAENAPDSVTVAGDPVALEKLIRVLTEKGKFARLLQLNYPFHTIAMEPIREELLEGLAAICPKETKLSFISTVDGVEISGKALDAQYWYRNVREPVRFREAIEALLEQKKIGVFLEVGPHPVLKEYIQQIAKSAGSAIASLQTLRRPGVKGPEPEVDNLWTALCACHAHGAIDPDQVFRKPFPPPILPLYPWQKTSHWRGSVILPDIHQPTQRDHPLLGYRLTSGEGVWSNTLDTNQITYLKDHVVQGAVLFPAAGYIELAYAAAQRVYGGAAFDIDDLDISRPLAIPPHGDPLVQTSVDTATGIFEVRSCQDQYSGDWLLHVRGRISRSEVSSAKQQIGIDQISSKLTCQKTFEEHYEAAATRGLNYGPAFQGITKILMSPPDAAVSEALAFIDLPDVDQESLPSYRTHPALLDSCLQALVTLAEQHEKRNCAVLPVYFQHLRSLAPLPASIVCHVVFRQETERSIVADFRIADPQGNLLLAVDRARCAKMDFGQGIASPLISEWWRLDEHAPLPSELPALPSPLSIQDGLKLELGRLAEDNQRSIFYKEILPQLHRLIRARLAEIIGALHPEKDALDPELLVRSGLVHAEQVNLLDQILGLASRLGILVSEGKLWRQGVELAAEPESLWGDLLYRYPAYQTELMLIAQICDDLPAMLRGERQDRSTLALDRLFDTPPFQLTYNQIARAVVMALVQAWPGDRPLRILKIGGGSGSLSSWLLPVLPELRADYLFTDFSDAAIERAKHRFSSYKFVRYSTLDVNSDLVDQGVPEHYFDLVVAGSTLANTPDAGLLLNRMKRVMTPDGHMLALHVRQDTLAELLLIEEAPSLQWRSAAQCSDELSRAGFPKVAAFSDAAYAGAGESQQSVLLAQRNDIRSGLEVSRSAKRVESADLRRWAILVEDNISAEPRAFNQMLVEMIQSQGHTVTVHALGSDARLCAEEIASLVSDEALSVVYISSASSPEAESAVLLATQLRRCMAVLDVVRVLESGRQQNTNLQLTLIARGAFSTAFDQGPIDPGHAALWGIGRVITNEHPGLGCRLIDLHPRSSEDEAAVLAEELLRRDDETEVQLVSGYRFVNRERLVTMTDEARNAPAAAKSEIDGFRLDFISQGGLDSLYLRSMERAAPKANQVEIAIHNAGLNFRDVLWAMGMLPEEAVEEGFSGPTIGMECAGEVVRVGSNVKGFKVGDRVVAFASSCFASHVTTDVNAVNRIPDNISFSEAATIPTAFLTAYYALDHLANLRQGESILIHGAAGGVGIAAIQIAKLKGAKIFGTAGSERKRRMLRRLGVDHVLDSRSLEFADKVMELTGGAGVDVILNSLAGEAITKNLQCLRPFGRFLEIGKRDLYANTHIGLRPFRKNLSYFAIDADTLLVEHRDLAQSLFKEIMQLVEENALRPLPFESIPVSRASEAFRAMQQSRHIGKLVISMKFDVSDLLPVVNTKSAVKPNRTYIVTGGLGGFGLATAKWLVEQGATSLALIGRRGAVTEEAIAGVEDLEEAGAVVKAFAADISDPNSLSAAITSIRATMAPIAGIVHSAAVIEDAPVMQITEDKLARVLEPKVSGAWNLHQATLQDPIDMFVLYSSSSAVIGNPGQGAYVAGNLYLDSLAQYRRSLGRSGLAIGWGAIKDAGFLTRHSNVADMLRTRTGLDATPSRDALRDLGRLSSVGATRVCVARFDLQRIGRILPGTLVPRFSPIIASEGVSALHAEVTLADRLKSTPASERRNLMIACIQEHAAKVLGTGAAQIDVEQPLADMGLDSLMAVELAVAIERDLGQPMPVMQLLSAGNVTSIADLGIKALAFDKNDPVSSVTSKAPEFSSAQA, encoded by the coding sequence ATGAGAGCCAAGGTTACTCGATCTGCCGTTGAAACAGACCAATCGATTCAACTCACTCAAGCAGAAGTGAGCTCCCATCGCACTGGGCGAGAGATCGCGATCATCGGAATGAGTGGGCGGTTTCCTGGGGGAGCCAATTCACCGGATTTTCTCTGGGAAGTGCTTCGCTCAGGTGTTGATGCTGTTGGTGAGATGCAAGGGGACCGCTGGGACCTTGGCTGGCATCATCCTGATCCAGGGCGCAATGAACGTGTCTATACACGTGCTGGCGGATTTTTAGACCGCATCGATGCTTTCGATGCAGAGTTCTTCGGGATATCGCCGAAGGAGGCAAGACAGGTCGATCCGCAGCATCGGCTTTTGCTGGAGTTGGCGTGGGAGGCTTTTGAGAATGCCTCACTGTCGCCCAGGCAGCAGGCTGGTACTGACACGGGGATTTTTATCGGCATCTCGGGTAATGATTATGCGCACCTTGTCGGCCCGCAGGCTCCGGATGCTTACTCGAATACGGGAAGCGCGCTCAGCATTGCGGCCAACCGCATCTCCTACATCTTTGATCTGCATGGACCAAGTATCGCCTTGGACACGGCGTGTTCTTCAAGCCTGGTGTGCGTCCATCAGGCTTGTGCAAGTCTGCTGACGGGGGAATGCTCGGTTGCCTTGGCTGGCGGTGTCAACCTTCTGGTGTATGTCCGACCCTGGATTGGATTTTCGAAGGCATCTATGCTTTCGCCATCGGGTCGCTGCAAGAGTTTCGACGCGAGTGGCGATGGGTATGTTCGCTCCGAAGGCGGAGGTTTGGTCGTGCTCAAGCCGCTCGCCGCCGCTGAGCGCGATGGGGACCGCATCCTGGGAGTAATTCTGGCAAGCGGCGTCAACTCCGATGGCAAAACTCTGGGATTGTCGATGCCCAATGGCGATGCGCAAGAGCGCCTATTGCGCAAGGTCTATACGCAATGCGGGGTATCGCCGGAAGATGTGTTCTATGTCGAAGCACATGGCACAGGTACGGCAGTTGGTGATCCGATCGAATGCGGAGCGCTGGGAAGGGTGCTGGGCTCTCCCCGAAAGGATGGATCGCGTTGCCTGATCGGGTCTGTCAAATCCAATATTGGCCATCTTGAAGCAGCTTCTGGCATCGCGGGTCTGACAAAGGTGTTGCTCTCGTTGCAGCACGGGGAGATTCCGGCGAACCTGCATTTTGCGAATCCCAATCCGAAGATCGATTTTGAAGACTGGAAGCTCGATGTCGTTGCAAAGAGGACTCCAATCCCAGCGCAAGAGCGTCCCGTCGTTATTGGGGTCAACTCGTTTGGCTTTGGAGGAACGAACGCGCATCTGGTGGTGCAGGAGTATCGTGCACCGCAGATTTCATTGAAGCGCGAAGCGGAGCCGCCGACGGATTTTCAGCGGGTACTGGTGCTTTCCGGACACTCTCAAGCGGCTTTGGCTGCAGTGGTCCGAGATTATGTCGACCTGTTGCGCAGTGCTTCTGCGCCAAGCTGGGAGGATATATGTGCTGGTGCCGCAACAACACGCTCGCCACAGCGGTACAGGCTTGCTGTTGCAGCGAAAACGTCTGACGAAGCGATAGAGCGGTTAGATGAATACCTCGCGGGTAAAACCGTCCGACGGCTTGCCACCGGAACCAGTGCGCTTCCTGTAGAGCCGTTGGCCTTTGTCTATTCAGGAAATGGGCCTCAGTGGTGGGGGATGGGGCGAGAGCTACTGGCAGAGAATCAGCTTTTCCGAAGCGAGATTCAGGCGATAGACAAGATATTTGCACCGCTTGCGGGCTGGTCGCTGATAGAGGAGATGGGACGGCCTGAGGCAGAAAGCCGCGTGGCGCTGACAGAGTTCGCGCAACCCTTGCTCTTTGCTTTGCAGCTTGGAGTAACTCGTGTGTTGCATGAAGCCGGGATGAGACCCGTGGCTGTGACCGGGCATAGCGTTGGAGAAGTCGCGGCAGCTTATGTATCCGGAGCGCTGACTCTTGAAGATGCAACAAAAGTCATTTTCTATCGCAGCAAGGCGCAGGCCAGAACCGCAGGTGAGGGGCGCATGGCTGCTCTTGGGATCGGTACTGCTGAGGCCCGCGATGCCATACAAGGTATAGATGGCTGGCTTGAGATTGCGGCTGAGAATGCGCCGGATTCCGTTACGGTTGCAGGTGATCCAGTTGCACTGGAGAAATTGATTCGTGTTCTGACCGAAAAGGGAAAGTTTGCTCGTTTGCTGCAACTGAACTATCCCTTTCACACGATTGCCATGGAGCCCATTCGCGAAGAACTTCTCGAAGGACTCGCTGCGATCTGCCCGAAAGAGACGAAGCTTTCTTTCATCTCCACTGTGGATGGCGTGGAGATCTCGGGTAAAGCGTTGGATGCGCAATATTGGTATCGCAATGTTCGAGAGCCGGTACGATTCCGTGAGGCGATAGAAGCTCTTTTAGAGCAAAAGAAGATTGGCGTTTTTCTTGAGGTTGGGCCTCATCCGGTTTTGAAGGAGTACATTCAACAGATAGCGAAGTCGGCAGGTTCAGCGATAGCTTCGTTGCAGACACTTCGCCGGCCGGGGGTGAAGGGTCCAGAACCTGAAGTTGATAATTTGTGGACTGCTTTATGTGCCTGCCATGCTCATGGCGCGATCGATCCGGATCAGGTCTTCAGGAAGCCATTTCCTCCTCCGATTCTTCCTTTGTATCCGTGGCAAAAGACATCCCATTGGCGCGGCAGCGTGATTCTGCCAGATATCCATCAGCCTACTCAGCGCGATCATCCATTGCTTGGATATCGTCTGACTTCGGGAGAGGGTGTCTGGAGCAATACGCTCGATACAAACCAGATCACATATCTGAAGGATCATGTTGTTCAGGGTGCAGTTCTTTTTCCTGCGGCTGGTTACATTGAGCTGGCCTATGCTGCGGCACAAAGAGTTTATGGCGGAGCGGCATTCGATATCGATGATCTCGATATTTCAAGACCGCTTGCCATTCCGCCGCACGGTGATCCGTTGGTACAGACTTCGGTCGATACGGCAACCGGGATCTTCGAGGTACGCTCCTGCCAGGACCAGTACTCCGGTGATTGGCTGCTTCATGTTCGCGGACGAATAAGCCGTAGTGAGGTATCTTCCGCGAAACAACAAATTGGTATCGATCAAATTTCGTCGAAGCTAACCTGCCAGAAAACCTTCGAGGAGCACTATGAAGCAGCAGCGACCCGCGGTCTGAATTACGGGCCTGCGTTCCAGGGAATTACAAAGATCTTGATGAGCCCGCCTGACGCCGCGGTATCAGAGGCGCTCGCCTTTATTGATCTTCCTGATGTCGATCAGGAGTCTTTGCCTTCCTATCGAACGCATCCAGCATTGCTGGACTCTTGCCTCCAGGCTTTAGTGACTTTGGCGGAGCAGCATGAAAAACGAAACTGTGCTGTTTTGCCGGTGTACTTCCAGCATCTGCGAAGCCTCGCTCCGCTGCCAGCGTCAATTGTTTGCCATGTTGTGTTCAGGCAGGAAACAGAAAGATCGATAGTCGCGGATTTTAGGATCGCTGATCCGCAGGGAAATCTTTTGCTTGCCGTTGATCGAGCTCGCTGTGCGAAGATGGACTTCGGGCAGGGAATCGCTTCGCCATTGATATCCGAATGGTGGCGTCTAGATGAGCATGCTCCTCTGCCGTCAGAGTTGCCGGCATTACCCTCGCCTTTATCGATTCAAGATGGCTTAAAACTTGAGCTTGGTCGTCTGGCAGAAGACAACCAACGTTCGATCTTCTATAAAGAAATTCTTCCCCAGCTACACCGGCTGATTAGAGCGCGTCTGGCAGAGATCATCGGAGCTCTTCATCCTGAGAAAGACGCCCTTGATCCAGAATTGCTTGTCCGGTCTGGCTTGGTCCATGCGGAGCAAGTAAATTTGCTGGATCAAATACTAGGCCTTGCCTCAAGGCTTGGAATACTTGTTTCCGAAGGAAAGCTCTGGAGGCAAGGCGTTGAGCTTGCAGCTGAGCCTGAATCTTTATGGGGAGACCTGCTTTATCGATATCCCGCCTATCAGACGGAGTTGATGCTCATCGCTCAGATTTGCGATGACCTGCCCGCAATGCTTCGCGGTGAGCGCCAGGATCGCAGTACGCTGGCTTTAGATAGGCTATTTGATACGCCGCCCTTCCAGCTTACTTACAATCAAATTGCACGAGCTGTGGTGATGGCTCTTGTTCAAGCATGGCCTGGTGATCGGCCGCTGCGAATACTTAAGATCGGTGGCGGTAGCGGTTCGTTATCCTCATGGTTGCTGCCTGTGCTTCCTGAGTTGCGGGCGGATTATCTGTTCACGGATTTTTCAGATGCTGCTATCGAACGTGCCAAGCATCGGTTTAGCAGCTACAAATTTGTCCGTTATTCAACTCTGGATGTAAATTCGGACCTTGTCGATCAGGGAGTTCCGGAGCATTATTTTGATCTGGTTGTTGCAGGCTCTACGCTCGCAAATACTCCTGATGCAGGCTTGTTGTTGAATCGTATGAAGCGAGTCATGACGCCCGATGGACACATGCTGGCCTTGCATGTCCGTCAGGACACACTCGCGGAACTGTTGCTAATAGAGGAAGCACCTTCATTGCAATGGCGGAGCGCAGCTCAATGCTCAGATGAATTGAGCAGAGCAGGTTTTCCAAAAGTTGCGGCCTTTTCTGATGCGGCATATGCAGGCGCAGGGGAATCGCAGCAATCTGTACTGCTCGCTCAAAGAAATGATATTCGATCCGGTCTAGAAGTCTCGAGAAGCGCTAAGAGGGTTGAGTCGGCAGATCTGCGTCGATGGGCGATTCTTGTTGAAGACAATATAAGCGCTGAGCCTCGTGCGTTTAATCAGATGCTGGTTGAGATGATTCAATCGCAAGGGCATACCGTGACTGTGCATGCCCTTGGTTCAGATGCCAGGCTGTGCGCAGAAGAGATCGCGTCCCTTGTATCAGATGAGGCGTTGTCTGTTGTCTATATTTCCTCTGCGTCGTCTCCTGAAGCAGAAAGCGCGGTGTTGCTCGCTACGCAACTACGTCGTTGTATGGCAGTCCTTGATGTCGTACGGGTTCTGGAATCGGGAAGACAGCAAAACACAAATCTGCAGCTCACATTGATTGCTCGTGGGGCCTTTTCCACTGCGTTCGATCAAGGGCCGATCGATCCAGGCCACGCCGCATTGTGGGGAATTGGCCGCGTCATTACAAATGAGCATCCAGGCCTGGGATGCCGCTTGATTGATCTTCATCCTCGATCTTCAGAAGATGAAGCCGCTGTTCTTGCTGAAGAATTACTTCGTAGAGATGATGAGACAGAGGTGCAGCTTGTCTCCGGGTACCGCTTCGTCAACAGAGAACGATTGGTCACGATGACGGACGAGGCGCGCAATGCACCAGCAGCTGCGAAGTCTGAAATAGACGGCTTCCGCCTTGATTTTATTTCACAGGGAGGCTTGGACTCTCTTTATCTCCGTTCTATGGAGCGAGCGGCTCCGAAGGCGAATCAAGTCGAAATTGCTATTCATAACGCTGGGCTCAATTTCCGAGACGTCCTTTGGGCAATGGGAATGTTACCTGAGGAAGCAGTGGAAGAAGGATTTTCGGGACCAACAATTGGAATGGAGTGCGCTGGTGAAGTTGTCCGTGTGGGCTCGAACGTAAAAGGATTTAAAGTTGGCGATCGAGTTGTTGCATTTGCATCATCCTGCTTTGCAAGCCATGTCACTACAGATGTGAATGCTGTAAACCGCATCCCCGACAATATTAGTTTTTCAGAAGCCGCAACGATTCCAACTGCATTTCTGACGGCCTACTATGCGCTCGATCACCTTGCGAATCTGAGGCAGGGCGAATCGATTCTCATTCATGGAGCAGCTGGCGGCGTTGGCATTGCCGCCATTCAGATTGCAAAGCTAAAAGGAGCGAAAATATTCGGTACTGCCGGATCGGAGCGCAAGCGTCGCATGCTCCGGCGACTAGGAGTTGACCATGTTTTGGACTCCCGCTCGCTTGAATTCGCAGACAAGGTGATGGAGCTGACAGGCGGGGCTGGTGTTGACGTCATTCTTAACTCGCTCGCCGGCGAGGCTATTACGAAGAACCTGCAATGCCTTCGCCCGTTTGGCCGTTTTCTGGAAATTGGTAAACGTGACCTCTACGCCAATACACACATTGGCCTACGACCATTTCGAAAGAATTTAAGTTACTTCGCAATCGATGCAGATACGCTTCTTGTCGAACATAGAGATCTGGCGCAGTCGCTTTTCAAAGAGATCATGCAGCTCGTTGAGGAGAATGCTTTACGCCCGCTGCCTTTTGAAAGCATCCCTGTGTCGCGTGCATCTGAGGCGTTTCGAGCAATGCAGCAATCTAGACACATAGGCAAGTTGGTTATATCGATGAAATTCGATGTCTCTGATTTGCTTCCAGTTGTTAACACCAAATCCGCAGTGAAGCCGAACCGAACGTACATTGTTACAGGAGGCCTTGGCGGATTCGGCCTGGCAACAGCCAAATGGCTGGTTGAACAGGGTGCCACATCTCTTGCACTCATCGGCCGGCGCGGAGCCGTTACTGAGGAAGCCATTGCTGGAGTCGAAGATCTCGAAGAGGCCGGCGCGGTTGTAAAGGCTTTTGCTGCTGATATTTCTGATCCCAATTCCTTGTCGGCTGCGATTACTTCCATTCGAGCAACGATGGCTCCTATTGCAGGCATCGTCCACTCTGCGGCGGTGATCGAGGACGCTCCAGTAATGCAGATTACGGAAGATAAGCTTGCCCGCGTCCTCGAGCCTAAAGTTTCAGGGGCCTGGAACCTTCATCAAGCCACGCTGCAGGATCCGATCGACATGTTTGTGCTCTATTCCTCGTCGAGCGCAGTGATCGGTAATCCAGGGCAGGGGGCTTATGTTGCGGGGAATCTGTACCTGGATTCACTGGCACAATATCGACGTTCCTTGGGACGATCTGGTTTGGCAATTGGATGGGGAGCGATTAAGGACGCAGGCTTTTTGACGCGTCATTCCAATGTGGCTGATATGTTGCGAACGCGTACTGGATTAGATGCCACACCTTCGCGGGATGCGCTGCGGGATTTAGGACGGCTTAGTTCAGTTGGCGCTACACGCGTGTGTGTGGCTCGGTTCGATTTGCAACGGATAGGAAGGATATTACCTGGGACGTTGGTTCCGCGTTTTTCCCCGATCATTGCATCAGAAGGCGTCTCCGCGCTTCATGCGGAAGTAACTCTGGCAGATCGCCTGAAATCTACTCCGGCATCCGAGCGACGCAACCTGATGATTGCTTGTATTCAGGAGCATGCTGCCAAGGTTCTTGGAACTGGCGCCGCGCAGATTGATGTAGAGCAGCCTCTGGCAGATATGGGTCTTGATTCGCTCATGGCGGTTGAGCTTGCAGTGGCAATAGAACGTGATCTTGGACAGCCTATGCCTGTAATGCAGTTATTGAGCGCGGGCAACGTTACTTCTATTGCTGATCTTGGCATCAAAGCACTTGCATTCGATAAGAATGATCCAGTTTCGAGTGTTACTTCAAAGGCTCCTGAGTTCAGTAGTGCGCAAGCCTGA